Proteins encoded by one window of Arachis ipaensis cultivar K30076 chromosome B04, Araip1.1, whole genome shotgun sequence:
- the LOC107639616 gene encoding alanine--glyoxylate aminotransferase 2 homolog 3, mitochondrial, with protein MPASAAARLVFRRRSSSWPQHQLFWRAFSQRATKTKDVPAASAMVPSLELPPFDYVPPLYTGPASDEILAKRREYLSPSIMHLYKTPVNVVDGKMQYLFDDKGRRYLDAFGGIATVCCGHCHPDVVAAIVEQTKRLQHSTVLYLNHSIADFAEALASKLPGNLKVAFFTNSGTEANELAILIAKMYTGCHDVISLRNSYHGNATGTMAATAQSIWKFNVVQSGVHHAINPDPYRGIFGSEEEKYARDVQDIINFGTSGNVAAFVAEAIQGVGGIVEMTPGYLPLAYDMVRKAGGLCIADEVQAGFARVGSHFWGFETHGVVPDIVTVAKGIGNGIPLGAVVTTPEIAKALTQRNYFNTFGGNPVCTAAGLAVLRVIEKENLQENAFLVGSYLKQRLNSLQDKYDLIGDVRGKGLMLGVEFVTDRELKTPAKDETLHLLDQLKELGVLVGKGGYYGNVFRITPALCFTKEDADFLVDAMDYSLSRI; from the exons ATGCCCGCGTCCGCAGCAGCGAGGCTTGTCTTCCGCCGCCGATCATCTTCTTGGCCACAGCACCAACTTTTCTGGAGGGCGTTCTCTCAGCGGGCCACAAAAACGAAAGATGTCCCTGCAGCATCAGCAATGGTACCTTCGTTGGAATTGCCACCGTTCGATTATGTGCCGCCGCTGTATACCGGCCCTGCCTCGGACGAAATTTTGGCAAAGCGTCGGGAGTACCTCAGCCCTTCCATTATGCACCTTTACAAGACTCCG GTGAATGTAGTGGACGGAAAGATGCAGTACCTGTTTGATGATAAGGGACGGAGGTATCTTGACGCATTCGGGGGAATTGCTACTGTGTGCTGCGGGCATTGCCACCCTGATGTGGTCGCGGCCATAGTGGAACAAACAAAGCGATTGCAGCACTCTACAGTATTGTATCTGAACCATTCCATTGCTGATTTTGCTGAGGCCCTGGCTTCTAAGCTCCCCGGTAATCTAAAG GTTGCGTTTTTCACAAATTCCGGAACAGAAGCAAACGAATTAGCAATACTGATAGCAAAGATGTACACGGGGTGCCATGACGTAATATCTCTAAGAAACTCTTATCATGGGAATGCAACTGGGACCATGGCAGCCACAGCTCAAAGCATTTGGAAATTCAATGTTGTGCAG AGTGGTGTCCATCACGCTATAAATCCAGACCCTTACAGAGGCATTTTTGGTTCTGAGGAAGAGAAGTATGCAAGGGATGTCCAAGACATCATCAATTTCGGAACTTCCGGCAATGTTGCCGCCTTCGTGGCCGAGGCCATACAG GGAGTGGGGGGCATTGTTGAGATGACTCCTGGTTACTTGCCACTTGCATATGATATGGTTAGAAAAGCTGGGGGTCTTTGTATTGCTgacgaagttcaagctggatttGCACGTGTTGGTAGccatttttggggttttgagacTCATGGTGTTGTACCTGACATTGTCACCGTTGCAAAG GGTATTGGAAATGGCATTCCCCTTGGTGCTGTTGTAACCACTCCAGAGATTGCAAAGGCATTGACTCAGAGAAATTACTTTAACACCTTTGGTGGCAACCCTGTTTGCACTGCTGCAGGATTGGCTGTTTTGAGAGTAATAGAAAAAGAGAACCTTCAAGAAAATGCATTTCTAGTTGGATCTTATCTGAAGCAAAGGCTTAATTCTCTCCAGGACAAATATGACT TGATTGGTGATGTGAGAGGAAAAGGCTTGATGCTTGGTGTTGAATTTGTTACTGATCGTGAACTTAAAACACCAGCAAAAGATGAAACACTACACTTGTTGGACCAACTTAAAG AATTAGGCGTGCTAGTTGGGAAGGGTGGATACTATGGAAATGTCTTCAGAATCACACCTGCATTGtgtttcaccaaagaagatgcag ACTTCCTTGTGGATGCAATGGACTACTCACTATCTAGAATCTGA